One Spinacia oleracea cultivar Varoflay chromosome 4, BTI_SOV_V1, whole genome shotgun sequence DNA segment encodes these proteins:
- the LOC110786200 gene encoding amidase 1 isoform X1: MESDNGAFMEKFTLPPFSSSGELPLAGLTFAVKDIFDLEGFVTGFGNPDWARTHTPAKSTAPAVLALLKAGATCVGKTVMDEMAYSINGENMHYGTPKNPCAADRIPGGSSSGSAVAVGANIVDLSLGTDTGGSVRVPAAFCKIYGIRPSHGVVSVDGVIPMAQSFDTVGWFARDPAILKRVGNVLLPPLDHPLVTPSQIIVAEDCFKLLNIPIDRVKQVLVKSVEKSFGGQVLKYMDIGDYVKDNVPSLKHFMNQGDDTKVYSIPSLVALSSAMRILQRNEFKVNHGEWVSSNKPNLGAGLKERIWEAVWAKDDNIDICHSVRTELRAALSSLLGDVGILAIPTVPGPPPKLQTEASTLETFRARAFSLLSIAGVSGFCQVSIPLGLYDDLPVSVSLLAKHGSDMFLLNLVETLSGTLGEHIDAAVKSSL; encoded by the exons atggAGTCAGACAATGGAGCTTTCATGGAGAAGTTCACACTGCCTCCATTTTCTTCTTCTGGGGAGCTTCCTTTAGCTGGTCTCACTTTTGCTGTCAAAGATAT ATTTGATTTGGAAGGGTTTGTAACTGGGTTTGGGAATCCTGATTGGGCAAGAACTCATACACCAGCCAAATCCACAGCTCCTGCTGTTTTGGCTCTCTTAAAGGCAGGTGCTACTTGTGTTGGTAAAACTGTCATGGATGAAATGGCTTACAG CATAAACGGAGAAAACATGCATTATGGCACCCCTAAGAATCCATGTGCAGCAGATCGCATTCCTGGGGGATCTTCTAGTGGTTCTGCTGTTGCAGTTGGCGCAAACATTGTAGATCTTTCTTTGG GTACGGACACTGGAGGAAGTGTAAGAGTCCCAGCAGCATTCTGTAAAATATATGGAATTCGGCCTTCGCATGGGGTTGTCTCTGTTGATGGTGTTATTCCTATGGCACAGAGTTTTGATACAGTTG GATGGTTTGCTAGGGATCCAGCAATCTTGAAGAGAGTAGGGAATGTGCTACTTCCACCCCTTGATCATCCTCTTGTGACCCCGAGTCAAATAATTGTTGCTGAAGATTGCTTCAAACTTCTAAACATCCCAATTGATAGAGTAAAACAAGTTCTTGTCAAGTCCGTGGAGAAATCATTTGGAG GTCAGGTTCTGAAATATATGGACATTGGAGACTATGTCAAAGACAATGTTCCCAGTCTAAAGCATTTCATGAACCAGGGTGACGATACAAAAGTGTACAGCATACCATCTTTGGTAGCCCTTTCAAGTGCTATGAGAATACTACAAAG AAATGAGTTTAAGGTTAACCATGGCGAATGGGTCTCTTCCAACAAACCAAATTTGGGAGCAGGACTAAAGGAACGAATTTGGGAGGCCGTGTGGGCTAAAGATGATAATATCGACATTTGCCACTCTGTCAGGACGGAATTGCGTGCTGCCCTCTCTTCTCTCCTGGGG GATGTTGGCATCCTTGCAATCCCGACAGTTCCAGGCCCACCACCAAAATTACAGACTGAGGCGTCCACTTTGGAAACCTTTCGAGCTAGAGCTTTTAGCTTACTCTCCATTGCCGGGGTATCTGGATTTTGTCAG GTAAGTATACCGCTAGGATTGTATGATGATCTTCCTGTGTCTGTATCGTTGTTGGCTAAACATGGTTCAGACATGTTCCTACTCAATCTTGTGGAGACTCTTTCTGGAACTCTCGGCGAACATATTGATGCTGCTGTAAAATCGAGCCTGTGA
- the LOC110786200 gene encoding amidase 1 isoform X2 — protein sequence MESDNGAFMEKFTLPPFSSSGELPLAGLTFAVKDIFDLEGFVTGFGNPDWARTHTPAKSTAPAVLALLKAGATCVGKTVMDEMAYSINGENMHYGTPKNPCAADRIPGGSSSGSAVAVGANIVDLSLGTDTGGSVRVPAAFCKIYGIRPSHGVVSVDGVIPMAQSFDTVGWFARDPAILKRVGNVLLPPLDHPLVTPSQIIVAEDCFKLLNIPIDRVKQVLVKSVEKSFGGQVLKYMDIGDYVKDNVPSLKHFMNQGDDTKVYSIPSLVALSSAMRILQRNEFKVNHGEWVSSNKPNLGAGLKERIWEAVWAKDDNIDICHSVRTELRAALSSLLGDVGILAIPTVPGPPPKLQTEASTLETFRARAFSLLSIAGVSGFCQNIPFFCR from the exons atggAGTCAGACAATGGAGCTTTCATGGAGAAGTTCACACTGCCTCCATTTTCTTCTTCTGGGGAGCTTCCTTTAGCTGGTCTCACTTTTGCTGTCAAAGATAT ATTTGATTTGGAAGGGTTTGTAACTGGGTTTGGGAATCCTGATTGGGCAAGAACTCATACACCAGCCAAATCCACAGCTCCTGCTGTTTTGGCTCTCTTAAAGGCAGGTGCTACTTGTGTTGGTAAAACTGTCATGGATGAAATGGCTTACAG CATAAACGGAGAAAACATGCATTATGGCACCCCTAAGAATCCATGTGCAGCAGATCGCATTCCTGGGGGATCTTCTAGTGGTTCTGCTGTTGCAGTTGGCGCAAACATTGTAGATCTTTCTTTGG GTACGGACACTGGAGGAAGTGTAAGAGTCCCAGCAGCATTCTGTAAAATATATGGAATTCGGCCTTCGCATGGGGTTGTCTCTGTTGATGGTGTTATTCCTATGGCACAGAGTTTTGATACAGTTG GATGGTTTGCTAGGGATCCAGCAATCTTGAAGAGAGTAGGGAATGTGCTACTTCCACCCCTTGATCATCCTCTTGTGACCCCGAGTCAAATAATTGTTGCTGAAGATTGCTTCAAACTTCTAAACATCCCAATTGATAGAGTAAAACAAGTTCTTGTCAAGTCCGTGGAGAAATCATTTGGAG GTCAGGTTCTGAAATATATGGACATTGGAGACTATGTCAAAGACAATGTTCCCAGTCTAAAGCATTTCATGAACCAGGGTGACGATACAAAAGTGTACAGCATACCATCTTTGGTAGCCCTTTCAAGTGCTATGAGAATACTACAAAG AAATGAGTTTAAGGTTAACCATGGCGAATGGGTCTCTTCCAACAAACCAAATTTGGGAGCAGGACTAAAGGAACGAATTTGGGAGGCCGTGTGGGCTAAAGATGATAATATCGACATTTGCCACTCTGTCAGGACGGAATTGCGTGCTGCCCTCTCTTCTCTCCTGGGG GATGTTGGCATCCTTGCAATCCCGACAGTTCCAGGCCCACCACCAAAATTACAGACTGAGGCGTCCACTTTGGAAACCTTTCGAGCTAGAGCTTTTAGCTTACTCTCCATTGCCGGGGTATCTGGATTTTGTCAG AATATCCCTTTCTTTTGCAGGTAA
- the LOC110786201 gene encoding uncharacterized protein: protein MEQEEAMKDDEEGGSPCIPNLNPNPCPICLGLLSQDSYLDQCFHTFCYKCIVRWTQVVSSRSSSLRQSSSVKCPLCKTENFSIIYGYDGITFQQHFINQNNGNSTFFSKDHKYRLQCYYTEPESGLLSDAFKVERYWKLHKYLQPNSWLEKWLKRELQALLQEEDVEIIMHHILGVIHSFSRSYHLKGKTHPLHRTQEEFKVLVADAAMPFLTARTKRFVDEVELFLASGLTVEAFDKAYRRCLGWKKSEETSEDNERTSTECEPIAPCLYFIDDDSDEVDWTEDKLA, encoded by the exons ATGGAGCAGGAAGAAGCCATGAAAGACGACGAAGAAGGAGGCAGTCCCTGTATCCCGAACCTGAACCCGAACCCATGCCCGATCTGTCTCGGACTCCTTTCTCAAGACTCCTATCTAGATCAATGCTTCC ATACATTTTGCTACAAATGCATTGTTCGTTGGACTCAAGTGGTTTCAAGCAGGTCGTCTTCTTTGCGCCAATCATCCTCCGTCAAGTGTCCTTTATGCAAG ACTGAAAACTTTTCTATCATTTatgggtatgatggaattacaTTTCAACAGCATTTCATCAACCAAAATAATGGTAATAG TACTTTCTTTTCAAAGGATCACAAGTATAGATTACAATGTTACTACACCGAACCAGAATCAGGTCTTTTAAGTGATGCATTTAAAGTTGAGCGCTATTGGAAGTTGCACAAGTATCTTCAACCGAACAGCTGGCTTGAAAAGTGGTTGAAAAGGGAGTTACAAGCTCTGTTACAG GAAGAAGATGTTGAAatcattatgcatcacatactTGGGGTGATTCACTCATTTTCAAGAAG CTATCACCTCAAAGGAAAAACACATCCCCTGCATCGAACACAGGAAGAATTTAAGGTTTTGGTTGCTGATGCTGCAATGCCTTTCCTTACGGCTAGAACCAAGCGGTTTGTGGACGAGGTTGAATTATTTCTCGCCTCAGGTTTAACTGTCGAGGCCTTTGATAAAGCTTATAGAAGGTGTTTAGGTTGGAAGAAATCTGAGGAAACCTCAGAGGATAATGAACGAACTAGCACGGAGTGTGAGCCAATAGCTCCTTGCCTATATTTTattgatgatgactcagatgAGGTTGACTGGACAGAAGATAAACTTGCATAG